From Polyangiaceae bacterium, a single genomic window includes:
- a CDS encoding type II secretion system F family protein, with protein sequence MAEFAWEARARSGEIRKGVMEADTEDAVNAKLRQQQLNPVKVKKRGKALNIQFGSGVSTKELVTFTRLFSTMVDAGLPLVQCLDILASQQKNKIFANCLRDVKASVEQGATFSDSLRRHPKIFDELFVNLVQAGEVGGILDAIMSRLSVYLEKRAKLLSQVRGALVYPSIVILVAVGVMTILLTFVIPAFEGMFKDFGGGKAQLPKLTQIMISMSNGFISYSPFIVIGVIAIVAGVSYSYRQPKGKYFWHRLMLNIPVIGPVLRKIAVARFTRTLGTLLQSGVPILDALEICAKTSGNVLIEDGIMHVRRKISEGKNMADPLMETKVFPDMVVQMIAVGEQTGALDQMLNKIADFYEEETDIAVAALTSMIEPILMVGVGGMVGVVLAAMYLPIFDLAGNIKGD encoded by the coding sequence ATGGCTGAATTTGCATGGGAAGCGCGAGCGCGCAGCGGGGAAATCCGCAAGGGCGTGATGGAGGCGGACACTGAAGACGCCGTCAACGCCAAGCTCCGCCAGCAGCAGCTGAACCCAGTCAAGGTCAAGAAGCGCGGCAAGGCACTCAACATCCAGTTCGGCTCCGGCGTGAGCACCAAGGAGCTGGTCACCTTCACCCGCTTGTTCTCGACCATGGTCGACGCCGGGTTGCCACTGGTGCAGTGCCTCGACATCTTGGCTTCGCAGCAGAAGAACAAGATCTTCGCCAACTGTCTGCGGGACGTGAAGGCGTCGGTCGAGCAAGGCGCGACATTCAGCGATTCCCTGCGGCGACATCCCAAGATCTTCGACGAGCTGTTCGTCAACCTGGTTCAAGCTGGTGAGGTCGGCGGTATCTTGGACGCCATCATGTCTCGTCTCTCCGTCTACTTGGAGAAGCGAGCCAAACTGCTCAGCCAGGTGCGCGGTGCATTGGTTTACCCAAGCATCGTCATCCTCGTTGCAGTGGGCGTGATGACGATCCTGCTGACCTTCGTCATCCCGGCGTTCGAAGGCATGTTCAAGGACTTCGGCGGTGGCAAGGCGCAGCTCCCGAAGCTCACACAGATCATGATCAGCATGTCGAATGGCTTCATCAGCTATTCGCCCTTCATCGTGATCGGAGTGATCGCTATCGTCGCGGGCGTCAGCTACAGCTACCGCCAGCCGAAGGGGAAGTACTTCTGGCATCGGTTGATGCTGAACATCCCGGTGATTGGCCCGGTGCTGCGCAAGATCGCCGTCGCGCGCTTCACGCGCACCCTCGGCACCCTGCTGCAGTCCGGTGTGCCGATCCTGGACGCTTTGGAGATCTGCGCGAAGACCTCGGGCAACGTGCTCATCGAGGACGGCATCATGCACGTCCGCCGCAAGATCAGCGAAGGTAAGAACATGGCCGACCCGCTGATGGAGACCAAGGTCTTTCCGGATATGGTCGTACAGATGATCGCCGTCGGTGAACAGACCGGTGCGCTCGATCAGATGCTGAACAAGATCGCCGACTTCTACGAGGAAGAGACGGACATCGCGGTGGCTGCACTCACCAGCATGATCGAACCGATTCTGATGGTTGGTGTCGGCGGCATGGTCGGTGTCGTGCTTGCGGCGATGTACCTGCCCATCTTCGACCTCGCTGGTAACATCAAGGGCGACTAG
- a CDS encoding two-component sensor histidine kinase — protein MAVSLGIPDALAGAALPRRLVWLTGGRVLLLALLLGLLGGLGLKGDALVFDQFTPRVSLVTLLASFVLAGVYSLVLRSGKHLEVLADLQVIFDQVVWTVLAYLSGGASSGAASLYGLSCAVGAILTGFRGAGIAAASGILCYGGLVASLHLGWLAPPPDQPVQAYIYTPKELGYYALLNALVIVTVMLLSGTLAERLAKAGGQIQAAEERAAEAERMAALGRLAAGLAHEIRNPLGSISGSIQLLKTSSGLVEEDKQLCEIIQREASRLNDLVTDMMDLSRPRKPQLRPMDWAITAREVAELSATSGRAVSDVRVVYLGVDHAFIEADGAQMRQLVWNLVRNAVQASSAGDEVRVRLSENGDDEYSLAVEDDGIGIEEEARARLFDAFFTTRSKGTGVGLAVVKRIADEHGFQIEVDSSEGQGATFRVRARRVEPPDASQV, from the coding sequence ATGGCTGTTTCCTTAGGGATACCCGACGCATTGGCTGGGGCGGCGCTCCCTCGCCGCCTCGTTTGGCTCACTGGCGGTCGCGTTCTGCTCTTGGCGCTGCTTCTCGGCTTGCTGGGGGGCTTGGGGCTGAAGGGCGATGCACTGGTGTTCGACCAGTTCACGCCGCGCGTGTCATTGGTCACGCTCCTGGCATCCTTCGTGCTCGCCGGCGTCTACAGCCTCGTGCTCCGCAGCGGGAAACACCTGGAGGTGCTGGCCGATCTCCAGGTGATCTTCGACCAGGTGGTGTGGACCGTGCTGGCGTACCTCTCCGGAGGGGCCTCGAGTGGCGCGGCGTCGCTCTACGGTTTGAGTTGCGCGGTGGGTGCGATCCTTACGGGTTTCCGTGGGGCAGGCATTGCCGCGGCGAGCGGCATCCTGTGTTACGGCGGTCTCGTCGCGTCGCTACATCTTGGATGGCTTGCCCCGCCGCCTGATCAGCCGGTTCAAGCCTATATCTACACGCCGAAGGAGCTAGGCTACTACGCGCTCTTGAACGCGTTGGTGATCGTCACGGTGATGCTGCTCAGCGGCACCCTGGCGGAGCGCTTGGCTAAGGCCGGAGGGCAGATCCAGGCGGCGGAGGAGCGCGCCGCGGAAGCCGAACGCATGGCTGCCCTCGGCCGCTTGGCAGCAGGCCTGGCCCATGAGATCCGCAATCCTCTGGGATCCATCTCGGGGTCGATCCAGCTCCTCAAGACCAGCTCGGGACTGGTAGAAGAGGACAAGCAGCTGTGTGAGATCATCCAGCGGGAGGCCTCTCGGCTCAACGACTTGGTCACCGACATGATGGACCTGTCGCGACCGCGCAAGCCCCAGCTGCGACCCATGGATTGGGCAATTACCGCACGGGAAGTCGCGGAGCTCTCCGCTACCTCAGGCCGCGCGGTGAGCGACGTGCGTGTGGTCTATCTGGGAGTGGACCACGCGTTCATCGAGGCGGACGGCGCGCAAATGCGCCAGCTCGTCTGGAACTTGGTGCGCAACGCGGTCCAAGCCAGCAGCGCCGGGGATGAGGTTCGCGTCCGGCTGAGTGAAAACGGGGACGACGAGTACTCCCTGGCCGTCGAAGACGATGGGATCGGTATCGAGGAAGAGGCGCGAGCTCGACTCTTCGATGCGTTCTTCACGACCCGCTCCAAGGGCACCGGCGTTGGCCTAGCCGTGGTCAAGCGCATCGCCGACGAGCACGGTTTTCAGATCGAGGTCGACAGCAGCGAGGGTCAGGGAGCGACCTTCAGGGTACGCGCCCGGCGAGTCGAGCCACCGGATGCCAGTCAGGTGTGA
- a CDS encoding MerR family transcriptional regulator, with translation MANEKRPPVKLYYRIGEVSEIVGVEPHVLRYWETEFRTIRPQKSRKGQRIYSRRDVDKLLRVKDLLYNQGYTIAGARKRLRDGVASTEAVAEEAQPQVSPPAPVADSGMLDQLRSIRGEVVGLLRELGEDVR, from the coding sequence GTGGCTAACGAGAAGCGACCGCCCGTAAAGCTCTACTACCGCATCGGAGAGGTCTCGGAGATCGTCGGAGTCGAGCCCCATGTGCTGCGCTACTGGGAGACGGAGTTTCGCACCATCCGGCCTCAGAAGTCGCGCAAGGGACAGCGCATCTACTCGCGTCGGGACGTCGACAAGCTGCTGCGAGTCAAGGACCTGCTGTACAACCAGGGGTACACCATTGCGGGTGCGCGCAAGCGCCTGCGGGATGGCGTCGCGAGCACCGAAGCGGTGGCAGAAGAGGCGCAGCCTCAGGTCTCCCCGCCAGCGCCCGTGGCTGACTCTGGGATGCTGGATCAGCTGAGGTCGATTCGGGGGGAAGTGGTTGGGTTGCTTCGGGAACTCGGCGAAGACGTACGCTGA
- a CDS encoding FHA domain-containing protein: protein MWKLSIADDQANTTVVNLTRDEYTVGRAEDSTVRLTERNISRRHARLYKNGEGWVIEDLDSYNGCFVNGTRIGGAHRLEHGDLIQLGDYRLEVMDEAVAGVPQGKNATIPAVPKSQALLGQPDRLVMLVGPTPGLEFPLTEDTLTLGRGEECQISINHSSVSRVHAEIRPAGRGRYEILDKNSANGVRINGVELQRGLVDARDNVELGDVVLKFIPAGQIYKPGADESQQIDAISPAALERISPLPGLETPAPTGIPAALKVVLAVVGLGVLVVLGMLTLGGKSDANDDSSTTTQATVDPAAQALEEAKELLKQNDLEGAHKRATEGIPESSNARQSPDFREIEAKWADSLFDKAAAETDPTKRREILDRIAKATSVDSTRRKRAVNEIAKLDGDGVDINELPAVPKPDTSAGAPSAPTSSGGLVRKNPFGESTAKPTPTEKPAATSNGSAIDDAASGDREKKTRAKAALLAKANSGTATKQDLRVLRALCRQLGDGGCVAKASAMLASAPE, encoded by the coding sequence ATGTGGAAGCTCTCGATCGCCGATGATCAGGCCAATACGACGGTCGTCAATCTGACGCGCGACGAGTACACCGTTGGTCGTGCGGAGGACAGCACCGTCCGACTCACCGAGCGTAACATCTCGCGTCGGCATGCCCGTTTGTACAAGAACGGCGAAGGCTGGGTCATCGAGGACCTCGACAGCTACAACGGCTGCTTCGTCAATGGGACACGCATTGGTGGAGCGCACCGACTTGAGCACGGGGATCTGATCCAGCTCGGCGACTACCGTCTCGAGGTGATGGACGAGGCTGTTGCTGGCGTACCTCAAGGCAAGAACGCCACCATCCCCGCCGTCCCGAAGAGCCAGGCGTTACTCGGCCAGCCTGACCGCCTGGTGATGTTGGTGGGCCCCACTCCTGGGCTCGAGTTCCCACTGACAGAAGACACGCTCACCCTGGGTCGCGGTGAGGAGTGTCAGATCTCGATCAACCACAGCTCCGTCAGTCGGGTCCACGCCGAGATCCGCCCGGCGGGCCGTGGTCGCTACGAGATCCTCGATAAAAACAGCGCGAACGGCGTACGCATAAACGGCGTGGAGTTGCAACGCGGGCTAGTGGACGCGCGCGACAACGTCGAGCTGGGCGACGTCGTGCTGAAGTTCATCCCCGCCGGGCAGATCTACAAGCCAGGCGCTGATGAGAGTCAGCAGATCGACGCCATAAGCCCAGCCGCACTCGAGCGCATCAGCCCCTTGCCGGGCCTGGAGACACCGGCGCCAACCGGTATCCCCGCGGCACTGAAGGTGGTTCTCGCGGTGGTCGGCTTGGGCGTGCTCGTAGTGCTCGGCATGCTCACCCTGGGTGGCAAGTCCGACGCGAACGACGACAGCAGCACCACCACTCAGGCAACCGTTGACCCCGCAGCGCAAGCGCTAGAAGAAGCCAAAGAGCTCCTGAAGCAGAACGACCTAGAAGGGGCGCACAAGCGCGCCACCGAGGGCATCCCGGAGTCCAGCAACGCACGCCAATCTCCGGATTTCCGCGAAATCGAGGCCAAGTGGGCGGACTCGCTGTTCGACAAGGCTGCTGCGGAGACGGACCCCACCAAGCGCCGCGAGATCCTCGACCGCATCGCGAAGGCAACCAGCGTCGACAGTACCCGGCGGAAACGCGCGGTGAACGAAATCGCCAAGTTGGATGGCGACGGCGTCGACATCAACGAGCTGCCCGCCGTCCCCAAGCCCGACACCAGCGCTGGCGCTCCAAGCGCACCCACTTCCTCTGGGGGCCTGGTGCGTAAGAATCCCTTTGGGGAGTCCACCGCCAAGCCCACGCCGACGGAGAAGCCGGCTGCAACCAGCAACGGCAGCGCGATCGACGACGCGGCAAGCGGCGACCGCGAAAAGAAGACTCGTGCGAAGGCGGCACTGCTGGCCAAGGCGAACTCCGGCACCGCGACGAAGCAGGACCTGCGAGTGCTGCGCGCCCTGTGTCGCCAGCTCGGCGATGGCGGGTGCGTGGCGAAGGCGTCCGCGATGCTAGCTAGCGCGCCCGAGTGA
- the ssb gene encoding single-stranded DNA-binding protein, with amino-acid sequence MAEGLNRVMLLGNLGADPELRMTGGGQAVLKLRLATSETYLDKNRVRQERTEWHSVVVWGKRGEALGKFLTKGTRIFVEGSLRTSSYEVEGQKRYRTEVVAREVILAGRGGGGGGRDEGGYGGGGYGGGGGGGGGGGYNEPSGGGGGGGGGGYDDMDYGGGDDDIPF; translated from the coding sequence ATGGCCGAAGGATTGAACCGCGTGATGCTACTCGGAAACCTCGGAGCCGATCCGGAGCTGAGGATGACTGGAGGAGGGCAGGCGGTGCTCAAGCTGCGTCTCGCCACCAGCGAAACCTACCTGGACAAAAATCGGGTTCGCCAGGAGCGCACCGAATGGCACAGCGTGGTGGTGTGGGGGAAGCGCGGCGAGGCGTTAGGCAAGTTCCTGACCAAGGGCACCCGTATCTTCGTTGAAGGCAGCCTGCGCACTTCGAGCTACGAAGTCGAGGGCCAGAAACGGTACCGCACGGAAGTCGTTGCCCGCGAAGTCATCCTCGCCGGGCGCGGTGGTGGCGGCGGTGGTCGCGACGAGGGCGGCTACGGCGGCGGCGGCTACGGTGGCGGCGGCGGTGGCGGTGGCGGCGGCGGCTACAACGAGCCATCCGGCGGTGGCGGTGGCGGTGGCGGTGGCGGCTACGATGACATGGACTACGGTGGGGGCGACGATGACATCCCGTTCTGA
- a CDS encoding DUF4911 domain-containing protein: MAQGKAVPPLIGDELLTRRIRVRAKDVVYLKGILEASEGLAHVFAEHGGDLVIATHPSQIQELDRVLADLAPELGWEPT; this comes from the coding sequence ATGGCGCAAGGCAAGGCCGTGCCCCCGTTGATCGGAGACGAACTACTCACGCGCAGGATCCGCGTGCGTGCGAAGGACGTCGTCTATTTGAAGGGGATCCTGGAAGCGAGCGAAGGGCTCGCCCACGTCTTCGCAGAGCACGGTGGCGATCTGGTCATCGCGACGCACCCCTCCCAGATCCAAGAGCTGGATCGCGTACTAGCGGATTTGGCTCCTGAGCTTGGATGGGAGCCGACCTAG
- a CDS encoding integration host factor subunit alpha, whose product MTKADIVNAVYTDAGGGYSKKESADLVDDVFETMKETLARGEKIKISGFGNFVLRDKRQRQGRNPQTGEPIVITERRVLNFKASQLLKQALNADLTEDELRSDPGAASDPDASSPSNPSHASFSADHGE is encoded by the coding sequence ATGACGAAGGCTGACATCGTAAACGCCGTCTACACCGATGCCGGGGGAGGGTATTCGAAGAAGGAATCTGCGGACCTCGTGGACGACGTCTTCGAGACCATGAAAGAGACCCTCGCACGCGGCGAAAAGATCAAGATCTCCGGGTTTGGCAATTTCGTGCTGCGCGACAAGCGTCAGCGCCAGGGCCGCAACCCTCAAACTGGCGAGCCCATCGTGATCACAGAGCGCCGCGTGCTGAACTTCAAGGCGAGTCAGCTGCTGAAGCAGGCGCTGAACGCCGACCTGACTGAAGATGAACTTCGCTCCGACCCGGGCGCTGCGTCTGACCCAGACGCCTCCAGTCCGAGCAACCCGAGTCACGCTTCTTTCTCAGCCGACCACGGCGAGTGA
- a CDS encoding beta-lactamase family protein yields the protein MQSSPPCLEGGPWADPMATLLQHEVVEAGVAPGAVIGVARRRSASWHRGVAAAGSLEPAPDPSEPVSWRTVYDLASVTKPLTACLALEEEARRPGFLQRPLGDLLSEAQGTLAEASTLHALLSHRAGLIAHLELFASLREGRPQRSEALLREAAQGFRPECLDQPSGTYPPVYSDLGYMLVGAALEAEFGLSLAEQLSALQATWRIPGFLGPAEALSPRATAAARQPVAPTEDVGWRGGRLRGAVHDENAWALRGSGLCGHAGAFGEVAAVLEFGIRLLESLRGEGPLPASVLADALSPQAGGSHRLGFDGRSAGSSSGAHFSDASFGHLGFTGTSLWCDPRAELVVVLLSNRVCPTRDNIRIRSARPRIHDAVFHLTQRD from the coding sequence ATGCAGAGTTCTCCCCCTTGCTTGGAAGGCGGCCCCTGGGCGGATCCAATGGCCACGCTCCTCCAACACGAAGTCGTCGAGGCCGGGGTGGCCCCAGGGGCGGTGATTGGGGTCGCGCGGCGCCGCTCCGCGAGCTGGCATCGGGGTGTCGCGGCAGCTGGCAGCCTCGAGCCAGCGCCCGACCCCAGCGAGCCCGTGAGCTGGCGCACGGTCTACGACCTGGCGAGCGTCACCAAACCGCTCACTGCGTGTTTGGCGCTGGAGGAAGAAGCGCGTAGACCGGGGTTCCTTCAGCGACCGCTAGGTGACTTGCTGAGCGAGGCCCAGGGCACGCTCGCGGAAGCCTCGACGCTCCACGCGCTCTTGAGTCATCGCGCGGGATTGATCGCGCACCTCGAGTTGTTCGCTTCGCTCCGCGAGGGTCGGCCGCAGCGTTCCGAAGCCTTGCTCAGAGAAGCCGCTCAGGGCTTCCGCCCGGAATGCTTGGATCAGCCATCCGGCACCTATCCGCCGGTTTACAGCGACCTTGGCTACATGCTCGTTGGAGCGGCTCTGGAGGCTGAGTTCGGCCTTTCCCTTGCCGAGCAACTGTCAGCTCTCCAAGCGACTTGGCGCATTCCCGGGTTCTTGGGTCCGGCCGAGGCGCTCAGCCCGAGGGCGACAGCGGCAGCTCGGCAGCCGGTCGCACCCACTGAAGACGTCGGGTGGCGCGGCGGAAGGCTGCGAGGCGCCGTCCACGATGAGAATGCGTGGGCGCTACGCGGGTCTGGCCTGTGCGGCCACGCAGGTGCATTTGGGGAGGTCGCGGCGGTGCTGGAGTTCGGCATCCGGCTACTGGAAAGCCTGCGAGGTGAAGGACCGCTCCCGGCCTCCGTGCTGGCGGATGCCCTGAGCCCCCAAGCCGGAGGCTCCCACCGTCTCGGCTTCGATGGTCGCTCCGCAGGGTCGTCCTCTGGAGCCCACTTCAGTGACGCCAGCTTTGGGCATCTTGGGTTCACGGGAACCAGCCTGTGGTGCGACCCGCGGGCCGAACTGGTGGTGGTGCTGCTGAGCAACCGCGTGTGTCCCACGCGAGATAACATCAGAATCCGCAGCGCCCGGCCGAGAATCCACGACGCCGTCTTCCACCTCACGCAACGCGATTGA
- a CDS encoding tetratricopeptide repeat protein produces MSSRAVRAPKRPVTASEASDRAPIRLAVARGALGLEVYEAVEVGPLKVHGLTISLPGLAFPVDLSGGVPVFRHRRGEFECAELELGMADLERWTRTSLGHALGVSEPVRATFWALPGGIGVGVAHGTRALAFDVLWAPMDDHARLVVSDERGVGLGTPPLGPALRVMDSLLGRVAVRRGRVFEVEDVAHQLARAILPALGVRAASAIGVRLGGLEAETDRFRVRLDQRLPPPANGARVIRALEVAELASDADDQQAAGNIDSARQSYMEALERAPRHPVLARQVAEIDAWVEGRQEAALGLVVETGPVAECGVVGVELLAHSGDVSGALGAAEALATAEVYAPLASLMWLRLAELTLETGERFRALDQAVARWPGQASARWARLTARLGRGDVQGAMSDVEHLEAAAIGALARNTVCLHAGRRLLEAGFLKEAGKVFERALRYCPDDAEATWGLAKAFSDAGRGTRAAALLERAIELGEAQDRVPPGALLDLARVLSELGDIPAAIARLRQVPARVPEELEARGVEARLRAKLGDLAGASLAFARLRDLVELEPSVDARSAASWLSEAARFEQDRQGDVMAAERHLAIALRRAPHDVEVATAYREVAAEVARLERARQAALRQLSQTSYQPTALAEPPALEPEPERADTQAPPSDPAELHAKVERLRSRLEADPDDDATALELAIALERLERDLELFALLSARIEDVGPSEVDALRPLLIGVLMRLRDSALAEGRQGEAELYAMQLGRWSTR; encoded by the coding sequence TTGTCTTCACGCGCCGTCCGTGCCCCCAAACGCCCCGTCACCGCCAGCGAAGCGAGTGATCGGGCCCCGATCCGCCTCGCGGTCGCCCGCGGTGCGCTGGGACTCGAGGTGTACGAAGCCGTGGAAGTGGGGCCGCTCAAGGTTCACGGCCTCACAATCAGCCTCCCCGGCCTGGCATTTCCGGTCGATCTGTCTGGTGGCGTGCCCGTGTTTCGTCATCGGCGGGGTGAGTTCGAGTGCGCCGAACTGGAGCTTGGGATGGCCGACCTCGAGCGCTGGACGCGCACGAGCCTCGGCCACGCTCTCGGGGTGAGCGAGCCGGTTCGCGCGACGTTCTGGGCGTTGCCGGGAGGCATTGGTGTCGGCGTAGCGCATGGGACCCGCGCCCTGGCATTCGACGTGCTGTGGGCTCCCATGGACGATCACGCCCGCCTCGTGGTGAGCGACGAGCGCGGCGTGGGGCTTGGAACTCCGCCCCTTGGGCCCGCGCTGCGCGTGATGGACTCCTTGCTCGGTAGGGTGGCCGTGCGACGAGGCAGGGTGTTCGAGGTGGAGGACGTCGCGCATCAACTCGCGCGAGCGATCCTGCCCGCGCTGGGTGTACGTGCCGCGTCCGCCATTGGAGTGCGCCTCGGCGGCCTCGAGGCCGAAACCGATCGCTTTCGGGTGCGCCTCGACCAGCGGCTACCGCCTCCGGCGAACGGAGCGCGGGTCATCCGCGCGTTGGAGGTGGCGGAGCTAGCCAGCGACGCCGATGACCAGCAGGCAGCGGGCAACATCGATTCCGCGCGGCAGTCCTATATGGAGGCGCTAGAGCGCGCACCTCGGCACCCCGTGTTGGCCCGACAGGTGGCAGAGATCGATGCCTGGGTGGAGGGTCGGCAGGAGGCAGCGCTCGGCCTGGTGGTTGAAACTGGCCCGGTCGCCGAGTGTGGTGTGGTCGGGGTCGAGTTGCTCGCCCACTCCGGGGACGTTTCCGGGGCACTAGGGGCCGCGGAGGCGCTTGCGACCGCGGAGGTTTATGCGCCCTTGGCGTCGTTGATGTGGCTCAGGCTCGCAGAACTGACGCTGGAGACCGGGGAGCGCTTTCGCGCGCTGGATCAGGCGGTCGCTCGGTGGCCTGGCCAGGCCAGTGCGCGTTGGGCGCGTCTGACAGCGCGTCTCGGCCGCGGTGACGTGCAAGGCGCGATGTCCGACGTGGAGCACCTTGAAGCTGCGGCCATCGGTGCCCTGGCGCGCAATACCGTTTGCTTGCACGCTGGTCGGCGACTGCTCGAGGCTGGTTTCCTCAAGGAAGCAGGTAAGGTGTTCGAGCGGGCGCTGCGCTACTGTCCTGACGACGCTGAAGCAACCTGGGGTCTCGCAAAGGCCTTTTCTGATGCCGGTCGAGGCACTCGTGCTGCGGCACTGCTTGAGCGGGCGATCGAACTGGGCGAAGCTCAAGACCGCGTACCCCCGGGCGCGTTGCTCGACTTGGCGCGGGTTCTAAGCGAGCTAGGAGATATTCCAGCGGCCATCGCGCGCCTACGTCAGGTCCCAGCGCGGGTGCCCGAAGAACTCGAAGCGCGCGGGGTGGAAGCTCGCCTGCGCGCCAAGCTCGGCGACCTTGCTGGCGCGAGCCTCGCGTTCGCACGCCTCCGCGACCTGGTCGAGCTCGAGCCCAGCGTGGACGCTCGGAGTGCAGCGAGTTGGCTCAGCGAGGCGGCACGCTTCGAGCAGGACCGTCAAGGGGACGTGATGGCGGCAGAGCGGCACTTGGCGATCGCCCTTAGGCGTGCTCCTCACGATGTCGAGGTGGCGACCGCGTATCGCGAGGTGGCGGCCGAGGTGGCGCGACTAGAGCGCGCACGCCAGGCGGCGCTGCGCCAGCTGAGTCAGACGTCTTACCAACCCACGGCGCTCGCGGAGCCGCCGGCGCTGGAGCCGGAGCCAGAACGCGCCGATACGCAAGCGCCCCCCTCGGATCCTGCGGAGCTCCACGCAAAGGTCGAGCGTCTGCGGAGTCGCCTCGAAGCCGACCCGGACGATGACGCGACGGCTCTCGAACTCGCGATCGCCCTGGAGCGCCTCGAGCGCGACCTGGAGCTCTTCGCACTTCTTTCCGCGAGGATTGAAGACGTAGGTCCCTCCGAGGTGGACGCTCTGCGTCCGTTGCTGATTGGGGTGCTGATGCGTCTCCGCGATTCGGCGCTTGCGGAGGGCCGGCAAGGGGAAGCCGAACTCTACGCCATGCAGCTCGGACGCTGGTCTACGCGCTGA
- a CDS encoding SDR family oxidoreductase, producing MVDELLASQPNSLIYVIVREKFAEEARLHHEALSSAARQRLVMVEGDAAAMDLGLSGKEYRELSQKVQRIHHCAQVTYQGVGRQMANEVNLGAMREIIEFARCSSQLLSVVVHSSAIVSGDRTGVVYEHELNAGQAFRGAVEKTLARAERIARAAMADLPICVIRPTQIVGDSTTGEVDRLDGPYMMMLLLLSSPSEVAIPLPTRGDTPLNLVPIDFVVRAAAYLGRQPAALGRTFHLADPAPLSVRQVFELVARAGGKRLASRFIPSGVSKAVLRVPGVNLISKNQRAMVDLLATDVRYDTTHADELLRGSGIHCPSLDSYIEELVSYVQRRLKEDRLRGDVPEVALR from the coding sequence ATGGTCGACGAGCTGCTCGCCAGTCAACCGAACAGCTTGATCTACGTGATCGTGCGGGAAAAGTTCGCGGAGGAGGCGCGCTTACACCATGAGGCGTTGTCCAGTGCCGCGCGGCAACGGTTGGTGATGGTGGAGGGCGACGCCGCTGCGATGGACCTCGGTTTGAGCGGCAAGGAGTACCGCGAGCTGTCTCAGAAGGTGCAGCGCATCCACCACTGCGCTCAGGTGACCTATCAGGGCGTAGGTCGCCAAATGGCTAACGAAGTCAACTTGGGGGCGATGCGCGAGATCATCGAGTTCGCGCGCTGCTCGTCCCAGCTCTTGAGTGTCGTCGTGCACTCGAGCGCCATCGTCAGCGGAGACCGCACCGGCGTCGTCTATGAGCACGAGCTCAACGCGGGTCAGGCTTTCCGGGGCGCCGTTGAGAAGACGCTAGCGCGGGCGGAGCGCATCGCGCGCGCAGCCATGGCAGATTTGCCGATTTGTGTGATTCGGCCCACGCAAATCGTTGGGGACTCGACCACTGGCGAAGTCGACCGCCTGGACGGTCCGTACATGATGATGCTGCTGCTGCTCAGCAGCCCGAGCGAGGTCGCCATACCGCTTCCAACACGAGGCGACACGCCATTGAACCTCGTCCCCATCGACTTCGTCGTGCGTGCGGCGGCTTACCTTGGGCGTCAACCTGCAGCGCTGGGCAGGACCTTTCACCTCGCGGATCCAGCACCCTTGAGCGTGCGGCAGGTGTTCGAGCTAGTTGCTCGCGCTGGAGGGAAGCGCCTGGCGAGTCGTTTCATTCCAAGCGGCGTCAGCAAAGCGGTGCTGCGAGTGCCGGGCGTGAACTTGATCTCGAAGAATCAGCGAGCCATGGTGGACCTGTTGGCCACCGACGTCCGCTACGACACCACTCACGCCGACGAGCTGCTGCGCGGCTCTGGCATCCATTGTCCAAGCCTCGATAGCTACATCGAAGAGCTCGTCTCTTACGTGCAGCGCCGCCTGAAGGAAGATCGCTTGCGCGGTGACGTACCCGAGGTCGCTCTCAGGTGA
- a CDS encoding ABC transporter substrate-binding protein — protein sequence MNRKTFLSLFAMLALFLLPSAAFAKGKAESFVQQRQSELVKLMKAGDNKEKIHAVFDQILDYDTLAKKSLGSSTWKKRSDAEREEFRGLLKDLVRQAYEKNLRKTLNYQVSFEGEDKSGTKYLVKTVAKSKTDKREEPLSIDYVVATEGGSLKIIDIVTEGSSLTRGYRSQFKRILKKKGWDELIRLMKKKRDAS from the coding sequence ATGAACCGAAAGACGTTCCTCTCCCTCTTTGCGATGCTGGCTCTCTTCCTGCTGCCCAGCGCCGCCTTCGCCAAAGGCAAGGCGGAGTCCTTCGTCCAACAGCGCCAGTCCGAGCTGGTGAAGCTGATGAAGGCGGGCGACAACAAGGAAAAGATCCACGCTGTCTTCGATCAAATCCTCGACTACGACACGCTCGCCAAGAAGTCCCTCGGCTCTTCCACGTGGAAGAAGCGCAGCGACGCTGAGCGTGAAGAGTTCAGGGGCCTGCTGAAGGACCTCGTCCGGCAGGCCTACGAAAAGAACCTGCGCAAGACGCTCAACTACCAGGTGAGCTTCGAGGGCGAAGACAAGTCCGGCACCAAGTACCTCGTGAAGACGGTTGCCAAGAGCAAGACGGACAAGCGCGAGGAGCCTCTCAGCATCGACTACGTGGTCGCGACCGAGGGTGGCAGCCTGAAGATCATCGACATCGTCACCGAAGGCAGCAGCCTGACCCGCGGCTACCGCAGCCAGTTCAAGCGCATCTTGAAGAAGAAGGGCTGGGACGAACTGATCCGCTTGATGAAGAAGAAGCGCGACGCTTCGTGA